A genomic segment from Curtobacterium sp. MCSS17_007 encodes:
- the pheT gene encoding phenylalanine--tRNA ligase subunit beta — protein MRVPLRWLGESVDLPDDVTLEHVHAALVSVGFEEEDVHTYDLTGPIVVGRVLERVPEPQKNGKTINWCQVDVGEPEPRGIVCGAHNFDVGDLVVVTLPGAVLPGPFPIAARKTYGHVSDGMIASARELGLGDEHDGILRFADLGMEPEVGADAIALLGLDDAAVEINVTPDRGYVMSMRGVAREYAHATGASFHDPAERVAPRSGEGFRVTVDDRAPIRGRVGAHTFVTRVVRGIDPTAKTPAWMVSRLSLAGVRSISLPVDITNYVMFELGQPLHGYDLAEVVGGLGVRRAAAGETLVTLDDTTRTLDPEDLVITDDDGPVGLAGVMGGARTEISDTTTDVLIEAAGFDQVSIARTARRHKLPSEASKRFERGVDPLVAEAAANRAVELLVELAGGTADALGSTLVDAAPRPTIAMRAARPAELVGVEYTDAEVIDTLRAIGATVDVDGELLVVTPPSWRPDLTDDTTLVEEVARIVGYDRIPSVLPIAPPGRGLTRHQQARRRVSAALAAQGLVEVVTAPFVSQATQDAYPGIEGDGGPSVRLANALDSEQSLLRRSGLPALVDAARRNVSRGLVDVALYETSRVFLPATGVQLGTETVPAGAALPDRETLAALDASLPPQPFHVSALLTGNRVVKQPGVQPEPSGIADAVDVAREVAWAVGVELRVVQTTHPSLHPGRAASLLVGDTVVGVAGELLPALTEAAVLPRVVAVVELDLDALVAAAPDLVSVAPIVSYPAATQDLSLVVGVDVPAGDVLETVRLGAGELLEYARLVDDYRGTGVDEGQKSLTFALRFRATDRTLTAAEASEARDGAVRRAGERFGATLRD, from the coding sequence CCCACTCCGTTGGCTCGGCGAGTCCGTCGACCTGCCCGACGACGTCACGCTCGAGCACGTCCACGCGGCACTCGTGTCGGTGGGCTTCGAGGAAGAAGACGTCCACACCTACGACCTCACCGGCCCGATCGTCGTCGGCCGCGTGCTCGAGCGTGTGCCCGAGCCGCAGAAGAACGGCAAGACGATCAACTGGTGCCAGGTCGACGTCGGCGAGCCCGAGCCGCGTGGCATCGTCTGCGGCGCCCACAACTTCGACGTCGGTGACCTCGTCGTCGTGACGCTCCCCGGGGCCGTGCTGCCCGGGCCGTTCCCGATCGCGGCGCGCAAGACCTACGGGCACGTGTCCGACGGCATGATCGCCTCGGCCCGCGAGCTCGGCCTCGGCGACGAGCACGACGGCATCCTCCGGTTCGCCGACCTCGGCATGGAGCCCGAGGTCGGTGCCGACGCCATCGCCCTGCTCGGGCTCGACGACGCCGCCGTCGAGATCAACGTCACCCCGGACCGCGGGTACGTGATGAGCATGCGCGGGGTCGCCCGCGAGTACGCCCACGCCACGGGTGCGAGCTTCCACGACCCGGCGGAGCGCGTGGCGCCCCGGTCGGGCGAGGGCTTCCGCGTCACCGTGGACGACCGGGCCCCGATCCGCGGCCGTGTCGGTGCGCACACCTTCGTGACGCGTGTCGTCCGCGGCATCGACCCGACGGCGAAGACCCCGGCGTGGATGGTGTCCCGCCTGTCGCTGGCGGGCGTCCGCTCGATCTCGCTGCCGGTCGACATCACGAACTACGTCATGTTCGAGCTCGGCCAGCCCCTGCACGGCTACGACCTCGCCGAGGTGGTCGGTGGGCTCGGCGTGCGCCGAGCGGCGGCGGGGGAGACCCTCGTCACCCTCGACGACACCACCCGCACGCTCGACCCCGAGGACCTCGTCATCACCGACGACGACGGCCCCGTGGGCCTCGCCGGCGTGATGGGCGGCGCCCGGACGGAGATCTCCGACACCACGACCGACGTCCTCATCGAGGCAGCCGGCTTCGACCAGGTCTCGATCGCGCGGACCGCCCGTCGGCACAAGCTGCCGAGCGAGGCGTCGAAGCGCTTCGAGCGCGGGGTCGACCCGCTCGTGGCCGAGGCCGCTGCGAACCGCGCGGTCGAGCTCCTCGTCGAGCTCGCCGGCGGGACGGCCGACGCGCTCGGGTCGACGCTCGTCGACGCCGCGCCCCGCCCGACCATCGCGATGCGCGCCGCCCGTCCTGCGGAGCTCGTCGGCGTCGAGTACACCGACGCCGAGGTCATCGACACGCTGCGCGCGATCGGCGCGACGGTCGACGTCGACGGCGAGCTGCTCGTCGTCACGCCGCCGTCCTGGCGCCCGGACCTGACCGACGACACCACCCTCGTCGAGGAAGTGGCCCGCATCGTCGGGTACGACCGGATCCCCAGCGTCCTGCCGATCGCCCCGCCCGGGCGCGGTCTGACCCGACACCAGCAGGCCCGCCGACGCGTGTCCGCGGCCCTCGCAGCGCAGGGCCTCGTCGAGGTCGTCACCGCGCCGTTCGTCTCGCAGGCGACCCAGGACGCCTACCCGGGCATCGAGGGGGACGGCGGACCGAGCGTCCGGCTCGCGAACGCCCTCGACAGCGAGCAGTCCCTGCTCCGCCGCAGTGGTCTGCCCGCGCTCGTCGATGCCGCTCGGCGCAACGTCTCCCGCGGGCTCGTCGACGTCGCCCTCTACGAGACCTCGCGGGTCTTCCTGCCGGCCACGGGCGTGCAGCTCGGCACCGAGACGGTGCCGGCCGGCGCCGCGCTGCCGGACCGCGAGACCCTCGCCGCCCTCGACGCGTCGCTCCCGCCCCAGCCGTTCCACGTCTCGGCGCTCCTCACCGGGAACCGCGTGGTGAAGCAGCCGGGCGTGCAGCCGGAGCCCTCCGGCATCGCGGACGCGGTCGACGTCGCCCGCGAGGTCGCCTGGGCGGTCGGCGTCGAGCTCCGGGTCGTGCAGACGACGCACCCGTCGCTGCACCCGGGTCGCGCGGCCTCGCTGCTCGTCGGCGACACCGTGGTCGGGGTGGCGGGCGAACTGCTGCCCGCACTGACCGAGGCCGCGGTGCTGCCCCGGGTCGTCGCCGTCGTCGAGCTCGACCTCGACGCGCTGGTCGCGGCGGCTCCGGACCTCGTGTCGGTCGCACCGATCGTGTCCTACCCGGCAGCGACGCAGGACCTCTCCCTCGTGGTGGGCGTCGACGTCCCGGCGGGCGACGTCCTCGAGACGGTGCGCCTCGGCGCCGGCGAGCTGCTGGAGTATGCTCGGCTCGTGGACGACTACCGGGGCACGGGCGTGGACGAGGGACAGAAGTCCCTGACGTTCGCCCTGCGCTTCCGTGCCACGGACCGCACGCTGACCGCTGCCGAGGCCTCCGAGGCCCGTGACGGCGCCGTCCGACGTGCCGGCGAGCGATTCGGGGCGACCCTGCGCGACTGA